In a single window of the Candidatus Rokuibacteriota bacterium genome:
- a CDS encoding peptidylprolyl isomerase, with protein sequence MVWSLLIAGAVTLILGGCGGDIKKPAAVITMEKGGEFRIDFYQADAPKTVENFVTLAQKGFYDGLTFHRVQPGVLVHGGDPKGDGSGGPGYTIKAEFNKQKHVRGAVAMARLLTPDSAGSQFYIVLAGANELDGQYTVFGKVTSGMDVVDKIAVGDKMKTVKIVEAAP encoded by the coding sequence ATGGTGTGGTCGCTGTTGATCGCCGGCGCTGTGACGCTGATCCTGGGCGGCTGCGGCGGGGACATCAAGAAGCCGGCGGCAGTGATCACCATGGAGAAGGGCGGGGAGTTCAGGATCGACTTCTACCAGGCGGACGCGCCCAAGACGGTCGAGAACTTCGTCACGCTCGCCCAGAAGGGCTTCTACGACGGGCTCACCTTCCACCGGGTGCAGCCGGGCGTGCTCGTCCACGGGGGCGATCCCAAGGGCGATGGCAGCGGCGGCCCCGGCTACACCATCAAGGCCGAGTTCAACAAGCAGAAGCATGTGCGGGGCGCGGTCGCCATGGCGCGCCTCCTGACTCCAGACTCGGCCGGCAGCCAGTTCTACATCGTGCTCGCCGGCGCCAACGAGCTGGACGGCCAGTACACGGTGTTCGGTAAGGTCACTTCCGGCATGGACGTCGTCGACAAGATCGCGGTCGGCGACAAAATGAAGACAGTGAAGATCGTGGAGGCCGCGCCATAG
- a CDS encoding D-aminoacylase gives MGWSLLIKNGTVIDGSGAPGVAADVALEGDRIAAVGSNLAGQAERTIDAKGLMVAPGFIDIHSHSDLVYDKCPGAESKVRQGVTTEVVGMCGFSPGPIAPGREEAVRDWIGGIGNKPPISWHSFGEYLDHVRGLGTSVNVVQFVGHGALRLATVGGDNRPATADEQKQMERHLAEALDAGAWGYSTGLVYAPSIYGSTEELIALAKSMATRGGHYFSHVRGEGGTLEKAYEEAIRIGEEGGVPVQIAHVKASGRENWGKMERALRMISDARARGVDVTGDVYPYPAGSTKMDNLLPAWMHDGGTAKLLERHADPAARERAIADCLIGGERWGSGSGSYGWDEVMVATCSRPELAGKNLAELARLTGREPAHAMMDLVLSERAGVSMVGFSQSEENVAIASADPHTMIGSDSLSLHSGPGPHPGKPHPRSYGTFPRVLGVYCREKRLFSWETAVHKMTGMPAGKLGLKNRGVVKTGNAADLALFDPKTVRDEATFPDPHRHPVGIPYVVVNGQVVVDGPRYHAVPAGRVLTR, from the coding sequence ATGGGTTGGTCACTTCTCATCAAGAACGGCACCGTCATCGACGGGAGCGGCGCCCCGGGCGTGGCCGCCGACGTGGCGCTCGAGGGCGACAGGATCGCCGCCGTCGGATCGAATCTCGCCGGCCAGGCCGAGCGGACCATCGACGCCAAGGGCCTGATGGTCGCTCCGGGCTTCATCGACATCCACTCGCATTCCGACCTCGTCTACGACAAGTGTCCGGGCGCCGAGTCCAAGGTGCGCCAGGGCGTCACGACCGAGGTGGTCGGCATGTGCGGCTTCTCGCCCGGCCCGATCGCGCCGGGCCGCGAAGAGGCGGTGCGCGATTGGATCGGCGGCATCGGAAACAAGCCGCCCATCAGCTGGCACAGCTTCGGCGAGTACCTCGACCACGTCCGCGGCCTCGGCACGTCCGTCAACGTCGTCCAGTTCGTGGGCCACGGTGCGCTTCGCCTGGCGACGGTGGGGGGCGATAACCGGCCGGCGACAGCAGACGAGCAGAAACAGATGGAGCGGCACCTGGCGGAGGCGCTCGACGCCGGCGCCTGGGGCTACTCGACGGGCTTGGTCTACGCGCCGAGCATCTACGGCTCGACGGAGGAGCTGATCGCGCTGGCGAAGAGCATGGCCACGCGCGGCGGGCACTACTTCTCCCACGTTCGCGGCGAGGGGGGCACCCTCGAGAAAGCCTACGAAGAAGCGATCAGGATCGGAGAGGAAGGCGGCGTGCCCGTCCAGATCGCCCACGTCAAGGCCTCGGGGCGGGAGAACTGGGGCAAGATGGAGCGCGCGCTCCGGATGATCTCGGACGCCAGGGCCCGCGGCGTGGACGTGACGGGCGACGTCTATCCCTACCCCGCGGGCAGCACCAAGATGGACAACCTCCTGCCGGCCTGGATGCACGACGGCGGCACGGCGAAGCTCCTCGAGCGCCACGCCGATCCGGCGGCGCGGGAGCGCGCCATCGCCGACTGCCTGATCGGGGGCGAGCGCTGGGGCTCCGGCTCCGGCTCCTACGGCTGGGACGAGGTGATGGTCGCGACCTGCTCGAGGCCCGAGCTCGCGGGCAAGAACCTGGCCGAGCTCGCGCGGCTCACCGGGCGGGAACCTGCGCACGCCATGATGGACCTCGTCCTCTCGGAGCGCGCCGGCGTCAGCATGGTCGGCTTTTCCCAGAGCGAGGAGAACGTCGCGATCGCCAGCGCCGATCCCCACACCATGATCGGCTCGGACTCGCTCTCGCTCCACTCGGGGCCGGGGCCGCATCCCGGCAAACCGCACCCGCGGAGCTACGGGACGTTCCCGCGCGTGCTCGGCGTCTACTGCCGCGAGAAGCGGCTCTTCTCGTGGGAGACGGCGGTGCACAAGATGACCGGCATGCCCGCCGGCAAGCTCGGCCTCAAGAATCGCGGCGTGGTCAAGACCGGCAACGCCGCGGACCTGGCGCTCTTCGATCCCAAGACCGTCCGCGACGAGGCGACCTTTCCCGACCCGCACAGGCACCCCGTAGGCATTCCCTACGTCGTCGTCAACGGGCAGGTCGTGGTGGACGGCCCGCGCTACCACGCCGTCCCCGCCGGGCGCGTCCTGACGCGGTAG
- a CDS encoding substrate-binding domain-containing protein codes for MRRLLAAALLLALPGAAWAQSSTVILSTTTSTQDSGLLDVLVPMFEKKTGLTVKTISVGTGQALALAARGEADVTLAHAPSVERKYVEEGKLLNRRLVMYNDFVLIGPPEDPAKIKGLPKALAAMKRIAESRSRFVSRGDKSGTHTLELGLWKQAGVEPKGPWYIESGQGMGQTLGIANDRRAYTLADRATWLAFQKRVSLPVLVEKDKPLLNIYSVMEVNPANGPRVNGAGGRAFAEFILAPETQAVIRTFGMDKFGQPLFVPIAGRTDADFQ; via the coding sequence ATGCGCCGGCTGCTCGCCGCCGCCCTGCTGTTGGCGCTTCCCGGCGCGGCATGGGCCCAGTCCTCGACGGTTATCCTGTCCACGACCACGAGCACGCAGGACTCCGGGCTCCTCGACGTGCTCGTGCCCATGTTCGAGAAAAAGACGGGGCTGACCGTCAAGACGATCTCGGTCGGCACGGGGCAGGCGCTGGCGCTGGCGGCGCGCGGCGAGGCCGACGTGACGCTGGCCCATGCCCCCTCCGTCGAGCGGAAGTACGTCGAAGAGGGCAAGCTGCTCAACCGGCGCCTCGTCATGTACAACGACTTCGTCCTCATCGGCCCGCCGGAGGACCCGGCGAAGATCAAGGGCCTGCCGAAGGCGCTCGCCGCCATGAAGAGGATCGCGGAGAGCCGGTCGCGCTTCGTCTCTCGGGGGGACAAGTCGGGCACGCACACGCTCGAGCTCGGGCTCTGGAAGCAGGCCGGCGTCGAGCCCAAGGGCCCCTGGTACATCGAGTCGGGCCAGGGCATGGGGCAGACCCTCGGCATCGCCAATGACCGGCGCGCCTATACGCTGGCCGATCGCGCGACGTGGCTCGCCTTCCAGAAGCGCGTGAGCCTGCCGGTCCTCGTCGAGAAGGACAAGCCGCTGCTCAATATCTATTCGGTCATGGAGGTCAACCCGGCGAACGGGCCGCGGGTGAACGGGGCGGGCGGCAGGGCCTTCGCGGAATTCATCCTGGCGCCCGAGACGCAGGCCGTGATCAGGACGTTCGGCATGGACAAGTTCGGCCAGCCCCTCTTCGTGCCGATCGCCGGTCGGACCGACGCAGACTTCCAGTAG
- a CDS encoding ABC transporter permease: MELIGQGIVQALRLLASGNAEVWQITWLSLGISATATLLSLVVGIPLGTALALTRFPGRGLVVSLINTGMGLPPVVVGLFVTIVLWRNGLLGMLELLYTPTAMVLAQLVIAAPIVTGLTLAAIQQVPDKFRLQLLALGASRAQMVWTLLKEARLPMLAAVMAGFGAVISEVGASLMVGGNIKGSTRVLTTATVLETSKGNFDAAIALSLILLLVMFLVNWALTWIQQGRRA, from the coding sequence ATGGAGCTGATCGGGCAGGGTATTGTCCAGGCGCTGCGGCTCTTGGCGAGCGGCAACGCCGAGGTGTGGCAGATCACATGGCTGTCGCTCGGGATCTCCGCGACGGCCACGCTGCTCTCGCTCGTGGTCGGCATCCCGCTGGGCACGGCTTTGGCGCTCACGCGCTTTCCGGGGCGCGGCCTCGTCGTGAGCCTGATCAATACCGGCATGGGGCTGCCGCCGGTCGTCGTCGGTCTCTTCGTCACAATCGTCCTCTGGCGAAACGGCCTGCTCGGAATGCTCGAGCTGCTCTACACGCCCACGGCCATGGTCCTGGCCCAGCTCGTGATCGCCGCTCCCATCGTCACAGGGCTCACGCTGGCGGCCATCCAGCAGGTGCCCGACAAATTCCGCCTCCAGCTCCTGGCGCTCGGCGCCTCGCGGGCGCAGATGGTGTGGACCTTGTTAAAGGAGGCACGCCTGCCCATGCTGGCGGCGGTCATGGCGGGCTTTGGCGCCGTCATCTCGGAGGTGGGCGCCTCGCTCATGGTCGGCGGCAACATCAAGGGCTCGACGCGCGTGCTGACCACGGCGACCGTGCTCGAGACGAGCAAGGGCAATTTCGACGCGGCCATCGCGCTCTCGCTGATCCTGCTGCTCGTGATGTTCCTGGTGAACTGGGCGTTGACCTGGATCCAGCAGGGCCGCCGCGCCTGA
- the modA gene encoding molybdate ABC transporter substrate-binding protein: MTRRGLIVLALALGVARAAPAQPTAVPALVVYAASDLDMAFREIKPLFEKATGARVTLVIGSTGNLAKQIEHGAPADVFFAANESFVDDLRAAGAVIPQTRTLYAQGRIVLAVPKKSVIAVRELGDLLKPEVRRVAIANPAHAPYGRAAQEALERAGVWEKVKPKLVYGENIRHALQFVETGAVEAGIVALSIADAPGIAYAPIDPKLYAPLNQVAAVVKRSPHPDLGAAFIQFVNGAEGRPILKRYGFLLPGEF, translated from the coding sequence ATGACTCGACGCGGCCTCATCGTCCTCGCTCTCGCGCTTGGTGTCGCGCGCGCGGCGCCGGCCCAGCCCACCGCCGTCCCGGCTCTCGTCGTGTATGCCGCCTCCGACCTCGACATGGCCTTCCGCGAGATCAAGCCGCTCTTCGAGAAGGCGACGGGCGCGCGCGTGACGCTCGTGATCGGCTCGACGGGCAACCTCGCCAAGCAGATCGAGCACGGCGCCCCGGCCGACGTTTTCTTCGCCGCCAACGAGAGTTTCGTCGACGATCTCCGGGCCGCGGGGGCGGTCATTCCCCAGACACGGACGCTCTACGCCCAGGGGCGGATTGTCCTGGCCGTGCCGAAGAAGTCCGTGATCGCGGTGCGTGAGCTCGGCGATCTCCTCAAGCCGGAGGTGCGGCGCGTGGCGATCGCCAACCCGGCGCACGCGCCCTACGGCCGCGCCGCCCAGGAGGCGCTCGAGCGCGCGGGCGTGTGGGAGAAGGTCAAGCCGAAGCTCGTGTATGGCGAGAACATCCGCCACGCGCTCCAGTTCGTCGAGACGGGCGCCGTCGAGGCCGGCATCGTGGCGCTCTCGATCGCCGATGCGCCGGGCATCGCGTACGCGCCGATCGATCCGAAGCTCTACGCGCCGCTCAACCAGGTCGCGGCGGTGGTCAAGCGCAGCCCGCACCCTGACCTGGGCGCGGCTTTCATCCAGTTCGTCAACGGCGCCGAGGGCAGGCCCATCCTGAAGCGCTACGGCTTTCTCCTGCCCGGGGAGTTCTAG